In Micrococcus luteus NCTC 2665, a single window of DNA contains:
- the map gene encoding type I methionyl aminopeptidase, whose translation MSQRQNPAAPSSHNGPRPAGPAAPEPGSLAPVGTLTPGAPSPAPPVPSAIPRPEYVGKATADEGNASDVYDAAGVERIRAAGRLAAQAMEHTAAHIRPGVTTDELDRIAHAFLVERGAYPSCLGYRGFPRSICTSINEVICHGIPDGTVLEDGDIVNLDITAYLDGVHGDHNRTYLVGDVDEESRLLVERTEEALRRGIRAVKPGRQVNVIGRAIESYAKRFGYGVVRDFIGHGVGVDFHSGLVIPHYDAAPAHDRLLVPGMVFTIEPMLTLGTIEWDQWDDGWTVVTRDRRRTAQFEHTIVVTDDGAEILTLP comes from the coding sequence ATGTCCCAGCGTCAGAACCCCGCCGCCCCGTCCAGCCACAACGGTCCCCGCCCCGCGGGACCCGCCGCGCCGGAGCCCGGGTCGCTCGCCCCCGTCGGCACCCTGACGCCCGGGGCCCCGTCCCCCGCCCCGCCCGTGCCGTCCGCGATCCCGCGCCCCGAGTACGTCGGCAAGGCCACCGCGGACGAGGGCAACGCCTCGGACGTCTACGACGCCGCCGGCGTCGAGCGGATCCGCGCGGCCGGTCGCCTGGCCGCGCAGGCCATGGAGCACACCGCCGCCCACATCCGCCCGGGCGTCACCACGGACGAGCTGGACCGGATCGCGCACGCCTTCCTCGTGGAGCGCGGCGCCTACCCGTCCTGCCTGGGCTACCGCGGCTTCCCGCGGTCCATCTGCACCTCGATCAACGAGGTCATCTGCCACGGCATCCCGGACGGCACCGTCCTGGAGGACGGGGACATCGTCAACCTGGACATCACCGCCTACCTGGACGGCGTCCACGGGGACCACAACCGCACCTACCTGGTCGGCGACGTGGACGAGGAGTCCCGTCTGCTCGTCGAGCGCACCGAGGAGGCCCTGCGCCGCGGCATCCGCGCCGTGAAGCCCGGCCGTCAGGTCAACGTGATCGGCCGCGCCATCGAGTCCTACGCCAAGCGCTTCGGCTACGGCGTGGTGCGCGACTTCATCGGCCACGGCGTGGGCGTGGACTTCCACTCCGGCCTCGTGATCCCCCACTACGACGCGGCCCCGGCCCACGACCGCCTGCTCGTGCCCGGCATGGTGTTCACCATCGAGCCGATGCTCACCCTCGGCACGATCGAGTGGGACCAGTGGGACGACGGCTGGACCGTGGTGACCCGCGACCGCCGTCGCACCGCGCAGTTCGAGCACACGATCGTGGTCACGGACGACGGCGCGGAGATTCTCACACTGCCGTGA
- a CDS encoding SPOR domain-containing protein: MTETSEFWYNVNTHQVEVGAQSDWSQLLGPFGTREEAQAAMDRVRANNEAADAEDERDDDWDSRPVDDAS; the protein is encoded by the coding sequence ATGACCGAGACGAGCGAGTTCTGGTACAACGTCAACACGCATCAGGTGGAGGTGGGCGCCCAGTCGGACTGGTCCCAGCTGCTGGGCCCGTTCGGCACCCGTGAGGAGGCCCAGGCCGCGATGGACCGCGTGCGGGCGAACAACGAGGCCGCCGACGCCGAGGACGAGCGCGACGACGACTGGGACAGCCGTCCCGTCGACGACGCCTCCTGA
- a CDS encoding bifunctional [glutamine synthetase] adenylyltransferase/[glutamine synthetase]-adenylyl-L-tyrosine phosphorylase translates to MSSLPATGALPAVPDRRTLAHAGVADAGRVQTLLTSPEFEGVDVRPLVELLGHAADPDRALLLWVRLAEREPRVHHALRDPETTARLLRLLGASEALGEFLIRRPEHLDLVLDPDAAAATAPALAQPDPADGEPWGDASATLRRLLLDSVGADPDADRPIAAVTGKDAAVALRRAYRRQLAAIALRDLDSAEPTAAMPSVGRWLADLAGATVDAALAVSRAVLTEREGSVVDRLDLAVIGMGKCGAGELNYVSDVDVVFAHAVREAVDGADSDAEVPDGPRAAALAAELAAGIGRVIQGAAPEPGLWEVDANLRPEGKDGALSRTVESHAEYYRRWAHGWEFQALLKARPIAGSPQLGERYIAEIWPRVWESSSRDGFVESVRAMRARVLDTLAPAEREREIKLGPGGLRDVEFTAQLLQLVHGRADESLRVRGTLEAVRALHAASYVTPRDARAFDEHYRWLRTLEHRIQLVHLRRTHLMPVKEEARRVVARSMRGAADRGPATGEDLQAEFTRVRRAVRGLHETVFYRPLLSTTAALSAEDVRLSAEAVRDRLAALGYRDPQGALRHIEALTQGVSRRAAVQRQLLPAMLGWFARGADPDGGLLAFRRLSESLGGTAWYLRMLRDSSDAARRLCLVLSGSRFVGDLLEHSPEAVAWVGDDRELDPRGAIQLWRQVDARLDRRVAAEEAPAAVRHVRQVRRSETLRVALADMSGLLDLESVCSALADIDQVTVVGALRVAWRAVVGDAEPFTDVLVVAMGRQGGREITYGSDLDALFVHRPRPGADEERAREQAEEVVRMLMALLQKPAAPPLPGERRLEVDADLRPEGRQGPLVRTLDSYREYYGRWAEVWERQALLRARPLAGDDDLATDFRRWADGVRYAQDLSAADAREIRRIKARVEAERLPRGADPARHVKLGRGGLSDVEWLVQSLQLKHAGQIEDLRVTGTLPALRAIARHDLLPESEVAVLEEAWLLATRIRAALLLWTGKVSDVLPTNMRDLEAVARLSGVGTAGGELEERYLRVTRLARQVFETRFYGL, encoded by the coding sequence GTGTCCTCCCTGCCCGCCACCGGTGCGCTGCCCGCCGTCCCGGACCGCCGCACCCTCGCGCACGCCGGCGTCGCCGACGCCGGTCGCGTGCAGACGCTGCTCACCTCGCCCGAGTTCGAGGGCGTGGACGTGCGTCCCCTCGTCGAGCTCCTCGGCCACGCCGCCGATCCCGACCGGGCCCTGCTGCTGTGGGTGCGCCTGGCCGAGCGTGAGCCCCGCGTCCACCACGCCCTCCGGGACCCCGAGACGACGGCCCGCCTGCTGCGACTTCTCGGCGCCTCCGAGGCCCTCGGCGAGTTCCTCATCCGCCGTCCCGAGCACCTGGACCTCGTCCTCGACCCGGACGCGGCCGCCGCCACCGCGCCCGCCCTCGCCCAGCCCGACCCCGCCGACGGCGAGCCCTGGGGTGATGCGTCCGCCACCCTGCGCCGCCTGCTCCTGGACTCGGTGGGAGCCGACCCGGACGCCGACCGCCCCATCGCCGCCGTCACCGGCAAGGACGCCGCCGTCGCCCTGCGCCGCGCCTACCGTCGCCAGCTGGCCGCGATCGCCCTGCGCGACCTCGACTCCGCCGAGCCCACGGCGGCCATGCCCTCGGTGGGCCGCTGGCTCGCGGACCTGGCCGGCGCCACCGTGGACGCGGCGCTCGCCGTCTCGCGGGCCGTCCTCACCGAGCGGGAGGGCTCGGTGGTGGACCGCCTGGACCTCGCCGTGATCGGCATGGGCAAGTGCGGCGCCGGGGAGCTCAACTACGTCTCGGACGTGGACGTCGTGTTCGCGCACGCCGTCCGCGAGGCCGTGGACGGCGCGGACTCCGACGCCGAGGTCCCGGACGGGCCGCGCGCCGCCGCGCTCGCGGCCGAGCTGGCCGCGGGCATCGGCCGCGTGATCCAGGGCGCGGCCCCCGAGCCGGGACTGTGGGAAGTGGACGCCAACCTGCGTCCCGAGGGCAAGGACGGCGCCCTGAGCCGCACCGTGGAGTCCCACGCCGAGTACTACCGCCGCTGGGCCCACGGCTGGGAGTTCCAGGCCCTGCTCAAGGCCCGCCCCATCGCGGGCTCGCCACAGCTCGGCGAGCGCTACATCGCGGAGATCTGGCCCCGGGTGTGGGAGTCCTCTTCGCGCGACGGGTTCGTCGAGTCCGTCCGGGCCATGCGCGCCCGGGTCCTGGACACCCTCGCCCCTGCGGAGCGCGAGCGGGAGATCAAGCTCGGGCCCGGCGGCCTGCGCGACGTCGAGTTCACGGCCCAGCTGCTCCAGCTCGTGCACGGCCGCGCGGACGAGTCGCTGCGGGTGCGCGGCACGCTCGAGGCGGTGCGGGCGCTGCACGCCGCCTCCTACGTCACCCCGCGCGACGCGCGGGCGTTCGACGAGCACTACCGCTGGCTGCGCACCCTCGAGCACCGCATCCAACTCGTGCACCTGCGGCGCACCCACCTGATGCCGGTCAAGGAGGAGGCCCGCCGCGTCGTCGCCCGGTCGATGCGCGGCGCCGCGGACCGGGGCCCCGCCACCGGCGAGGACCTGCAGGCCGAGTTCACGCGCGTGCGCCGCGCCGTGCGCGGTCTCCACGAGACCGTGTTCTACCGGCCGCTGCTGTCGACGACGGCCGCCCTGTCCGCCGAGGACGTGCGGCTGTCCGCGGAGGCCGTCCGCGACCGCCTGGCGGCGCTGGGCTACCGCGACCCGCAGGGCGCCCTGCGGCACATCGAGGCCCTCACGCAGGGCGTCTCGCGCCGGGCCGCGGTCCAGCGGCAGCTGCTGCCGGCCATGCTCGGGTGGTTCGCGCGGGGCGCCGACCCCGACGGCGGCCTGCTCGCCTTCCGCCGGCTCTCCGAGTCGCTGGGCGGCACGGCCTGGTATCTGCGGATGCTCCGCGACTCCTCGGATGCCGCCCGGCGGCTGTGCCTGGTCCTGTCCGGCTCCCGGTTCGTGGGGGACCTGCTCGAGCACTCGCCCGAGGCCGTGGCCTGGGTGGGGGACGACCGGGAGCTCGACCCCCGGGGCGCCATACAGCTCTGGCGCCAGGTCGACGCGCGGCTCGACCGCCGCGTGGCCGCGGAGGAGGCCCCCGCGGCCGTGCGCCACGTGCGGCAGGTGCGGCGCAGCGAGACGCTGCGTGTCGCCCTGGCCGACATGTCCGGCCTGCTGGACCTGGAATCCGTCTGCAGCGCGCTCGCGGACATCGACCAGGTGACGGTGGTCGGCGCCCTGCGGGTGGCGTGGCGGGCCGTCGTCGGGGACGCCGAGCCTTTCACCGACGTGCTCGTGGTGGCGATGGGCCGCCAGGGCGGGCGGGAGATCACCTACGGCTCGGACCTGGACGCCCTGTTCGTGCATCGGCCCCGCCCCGGCGCGGACGAGGAGCGGGCGCGCGAGCAGGCCGAGGAGGTCGTCCGCATGCTCATGGCCCTCCTGCAGAAGCCCGCCGCGCCGCCGCTGCCCGGGGAGCGGCGGCTCGAGGTGGACGCCGACCTGCGCCCCGAGGGACGCCAGGGGCCCCTGGTGCGCACCCTGGACTCGTACCGGGAGTACTACGGCCGCTGGGCCGAGGTGTGGGAGCGGCAGGCGCTGCTGCGCGCCCGCCCCCTGGCCGGCGACGACGACCTGGCCACCGACTTCCGACGCTGGGCCGACGGCGTCCGCTATGCGCAGGACCTCTCGGCCGCCGACGCCCGGGAGATCCGCCGGATCAAGGCCCGCGTGGAGGCCGAGCGGCTGCCCCGCGGGGCGGATCCGGCGCGCCACGTCAAGCTCGGGCGCGGGGGGCTCTCGGACGTCGAGTGGCTCGTGCAGTCGCTGCAGCTCAAGCACGCCGGTCAGATCGAGGACCTGCGCGTGACCGGCACGCTGCCGGCGCTGCGGGCGATCGCCCGGCACGACCTGCTGCCCGAGTCCGAGGTCGCCGTCCTCGAGGAGGCCTGGCTGCTGGCCACCCGGATCCGCGCCGCCCTGCTGCTGTGGACGGGCAAGGTCTCGGACGTGCTGCCCACGAACATGCGCGACCTCGAGGCCGTGGCCCGCCTCAGCGGAGTGGGCACGGCCGGCGGGGAGCTCGAGGAGCGCTACCTGCGGGTGACCCGCCTGGCCCGTCAGGTGTTCGAGACCCGGTTCTACGGGCTCTGA
- the ppgK gene encoding polyphosphate--glucose phosphotransferase: MTTHTSTAQRSSKYPTTIGIDVGGTGMKGGLVRLGSGPKAGTLRGDRFRIPTPQPAMPEPVAATLAAITAELDGREKAPKPSAPLGVCFPSIVKDGVCLSANNIDHTWIGTDLRGTFEEHLRRPVTVVNDADAAGLAEARYGAGRGVRGLVHVITLGTGIGGAMIHDGMLVPNFEVGSLELDGVMAESRASAKARERDQLSWAEYAERLQRFFSHVERIFSPDLFIVGGGISKRPDDYLPLLRLRTPIVPAQLQNNAGIVGAALAAHGSLADGN, from the coding sequence GTGACGACGCACACCAGCACCGCCCAGCGCTCCTCCAAGTACCCCACGACGATCGGCATCGACGTCGGGGGGACCGGCATGAAGGGCGGCCTGGTCCGCCTCGGGTCGGGGCCGAAGGCGGGCACCCTGCGCGGGGACCGCTTCCGCATCCCCACCCCGCAGCCGGCCATGCCCGAGCCCGTGGCGGCGACCCTGGCGGCCATCACCGCCGAGCTCGACGGGCGCGAGAAGGCGCCGAAGCCCTCCGCCCCGCTCGGCGTGTGCTTCCCCTCGATCGTCAAGGACGGGGTGTGCCTGTCCGCGAACAACATCGACCACACGTGGATCGGCACGGACCTGCGCGGCACGTTCGAGGAGCACCTGCGCCGCCCCGTCACCGTGGTCAACGACGCCGACGCCGCCGGCCTCGCGGAGGCCCGCTACGGAGCCGGGCGGGGCGTGCGCGGCCTGGTGCACGTGATCACCCTCGGGACCGGCATCGGCGGCGCGATGATCCACGACGGCATGCTCGTCCCGAACTTCGAGGTCGGCTCGCTGGAGCTCGACGGCGTGATGGCCGAGTCGCGGGCCTCCGCGAAGGCCCGGGAGCGCGATCAGCTCAGCTGGGCCGAGTACGCCGAGCGACTGCAGCGCTTCTTCTCCCACGTGGAGCGGATCTTCTCGCCCGACCTGTTCATCGTCGGCGGCGGCATCTCCAAGCGGCCGGACGACTACCTGCCGCTGCTGCGCCTGCGCACCCCGATCGTCCCGGCCCAGCTGCAGAACAACGCGGGCATCGTGGGCGCCGCCCTGGCCGCGCACGGCTCGCTCGCCGACGGCAACTGA
- a CDS encoding glutamine synthetase family protein → MDRQQDYVLRTIEDRDVRFVRLWFTDVIGTLKSVALSPAEVENAFTEGLGFDGSSIDGYTRISESDMLLQPDPSTFQILPWRGDQGQSSRMFCDVLTPDGRPAPADPRHVLRRVLDRAADRGFTCFTHPEIEFYLLQSDQPGPDGEPVPVDRAGYFDNVPGSDAADFRRDAVSLLEGMGISVEFSHHENGPGQNEIDLCAADALTTADNVMTFRTVVKEVAAAQGTYATFMPKPFSHHPGSGMHTHFSLFEGDANAFYDPADEFRLSVTGRRFIAGLLRHSVEITAVTHQFVNSYKRLWGGGEAPSYTSWGHNNRSALVRVPLYKPDKAGSARIEYRGIDASANPYLAYALLIAAGLKGIEEGYELPEAAAEDISALTTHERRVLGHVPLPGTLHDALRPAEESEFVASVLGEHVFDALLRNKRQEWDDYRVEVTPYELRRYLSGL, encoded by the coding sequence ATGGATCGACAGCAGGACTACGTGCTCCGCACCATCGAGGACCGGGACGTCAGGTTCGTCCGGCTCTGGTTCACGGACGTGATCGGCACCCTGAAGTCGGTGGCCCTGTCTCCGGCCGAGGTGGAGAACGCCTTCACGGAGGGCCTGGGCTTCGACGGCTCCTCGATCGACGGATACACCCGCATCTCCGAGTCGGACATGCTGCTGCAGCCCGATCCCTCGACCTTCCAGATCCTGCCGTGGCGCGGCGACCAGGGACAGAGCTCCCGGATGTTCTGCGACGTGCTCACCCCGGACGGCCGGCCCGCCCCCGCCGACCCGCGGCACGTGCTGCGCCGCGTGCTGGACCGGGCCGCCGATCGGGGCTTCACGTGCTTCACCCACCCGGAGATCGAGTTCTACCTCCTGCAGTCGGACCAGCCCGGCCCGGACGGGGAGCCGGTGCCCGTGGACCGCGCGGGCTACTTCGACAACGTGCCCGGCTCCGACGCGGCCGACTTCCGCCGCGACGCCGTCAGCCTCCTCGAGGGGATGGGCATCTCCGTGGAGTTCAGCCACCACGAGAACGGTCCCGGCCAGAACGAGATCGACCTGTGCGCTGCGGACGCGCTCACGACGGCGGACAACGTGATGACGTTCCGGACCGTCGTCAAGGAGGTCGCCGCCGCCCAGGGCACGTACGCCACGTTCATGCCCAAGCCGTTCTCCCACCACCCGGGCTCCGGCATGCACACCCACTTCTCCCTCTTCGAGGGCGACGCGAACGCCTTCTACGACCCCGCGGACGAATTCCGGCTCTCCGTCACGGGCCGCCGGTTCATCGCGGGCCTGCTGCGCCACTCCGTGGAGATCACCGCCGTGACCCACCAGTTCGTCAACTCCTACAAGCGTCTCTGGGGCGGGGGAGAGGCCCCGTCGTACACCTCGTGGGGGCACAACAACCGCTCCGCCCTCGTGCGCGTTCCCCTGTACAAGCCGGACAAGGCCGGCTCGGCCCGCATCGAGTACCGCGGTATCGACGCCTCGGCCAACCCGTACCTCGCCTACGCCCTGCTGATCGCGGCCGGGCTCAAGGGCATCGAGGAGGGCTACGAGCTGCCCGAGGCCGCCGCCGAGGACATCAGCGCGTTGACCACCCACGAACGGCGCGTGCTCGGCCACGTGCCCCTGCCTGGCACCCTGCACGACGCCCTGCGCCCCGCTGAGGAGTCCGAGTTCGTGGCGTCCGTGCTGGGCGAGCACGTCTTCGACGCACTCCTGCGCAACAAGCGGCAGGAATGGGACGACTACCGCGTGGAGGTCACCCCGTACGAGCTCCGCCGCTACCTCTCCGGCCTCTGA
- the nrdR gene encoding transcriptional regulator NrdR produces MHCPFCRHEDSRVVDSRSLDDGSAIRRRRQCQACGKRFTTMETTALTVVKRSGVAEPFDRSKVINGVRKACQGRPVTSDDLAMLAQEVEETVRATGNAEVDAHDVGLAILDPLRRLDQVAFLRFASVYRDFESLDDFEEAIAELRAGDGDDRGRPAVQPRLFTR; encoded by the coding sequence ATGCACTGCCCGTTCTGCCGTCATGAGGACTCGCGCGTGGTGGATTCACGCTCCCTCGACGACGGCTCCGCCATCCGTCGGCGTCGGCAGTGTCAGGCCTGCGGCAAGCGGTTCACCACCATGGAGACCACCGCCCTGACCGTCGTCAAGCGCTCCGGGGTGGCGGAGCCGTTCGACCGCTCCAAGGTGATCAACGGCGTCCGGAAGGCGTGCCAGGGGCGGCCGGTGACGAGCGACGACCTGGCCATGCTCGCCCAGGAGGTCGAGGAGACGGTCCGTGCCACGGGCAACGCCGAGGTGGACGCCCACGACGTCGGCCTGGCCATCCTCGATCCGCTGCGCCGTCTCGACCAGGTGGCCTTCCTGCGCTTCGCCTCGGTCTACCGGGACTTCGAGTCCCTCGACGACTTCGAGGAGGCCATCGCGGAGCTCCGGGCCGGTGACGGGGACGACCGCGGCCGTCCCGCCGTGCAGCCGCGGCTGTTCACCCGCTGA
- the panB gene encoding 3-methyl-2-oxobutanoate hydroxymethyltransferase, with translation MSAPQSPRQPDDSAPYGPPAPSRYRTVHLQRAKDEDRRFAMLTTYDAMTAALFDEAGVEVLLVGDSVGNTVLGHPTTLPVTLDQMILFTQAVVRGAERALVVADLPFGSYEASPRQAVESAVRLVKESGAHAVKVEGDERFAQHVAAMTAAGVAVMAHIGFTPQSEHVLGGYRVQGRGAGAAERMTASARALEAAGAFAVLMEMVPSDVAAAVDAALRVPTVGIGAGPGTTGQVLVWQDMLGLREGRVPRFVRQYARLHEVVGEAVRAYRADVLDGAFPAPEHGFEG, from the coding sequence ATGTCCGCTCCCCAGTCCCCCCGGCAGCCTGACGACAGCGCCCCCTACGGTCCGCCCGCCCCGTCCCGGTACCGGACGGTCCACCTGCAGCGGGCCAAGGACGAGGACCGGCGCTTCGCGATGCTCACCACCTACGACGCGATGACGGCGGCCCTGTTCGACGAGGCCGGCGTCGAGGTGCTGCTGGTGGGGGACTCGGTGGGCAACACCGTGCTGGGCCATCCCACCACCCTGCCGGTCACCCTGGACCAGATGATCCTGTTCACCCAGGCCGTGGTGCGCGGCGCCGAGCGTGCCCTCGTGGTCGCGGACCTGCCCTTCGGCTCGTACGAGGCCTCCCCGCGGCAGGCCGTCGAGTCGGCCGTGCGCCTCGTGAAGGAGTCCGGTGCGCACGCCGTCAAGGTGGAGGGCGACGAGCGCTTCGCCCAGCACGTGGCCGCGATGACGGCCGCCGGCGTCGCGGTCATGGCCCACATCGGCTTCACCCCGCAGTCCGAGCACGTGCTCGGCGGCTACCGGGTGCAGGGCCGCGGCGCGGGGGCGGCCGAGCGGATGACGGCGTCGGCCCGGGCCCTCGAGGCCGCGGGGGCGTTCGCCGTCCTGATGGAGATGGTCCCCTCGGACGTCGCCGCCGCCGTCGACGCCGCGCTGCGTGTGCCCACCGTGGGCATCGGCGCGGGCCCGGGCACCACGGGCCAGGTGCTCGTGTGGCAGGACATGCTCGGCCTGCGCGAGGGCCGGGTGCCCCGGTTCGTCCGTCAGTACGCCCGCCTGCACGAGGTCGTGGGCGAGGCGGTCCGGGCCTATCGCGCGGACGTGCTCGACGGCGCGTTCCCGGCCCCGGAGCACGGCTTCGAGGGCTGA